ATACCTGGTCCGAACTCACCCCCTGCAACGCCCATTTCCGCAAGCTGGCCGAACACGTCAAGCGCGGCATTCTCGAAGCCGGCGGCTTCCCAGTCGAATTCCCGGTGTTCTCGAACGGCGAATCGAACCTGCGGCCGACCGCCATGCTGACCCGTAACCTGGCCTCGATGGACGTCGAGGAGTCGATCCGCGGTAATCCGATGGACGCCGTGGTGCTGCTGGTCGGCTGCGACAAGACCACGCCGGCCCTCCTGATGGGCGCGGCCAGCGTCGACCTGCCGACCATCGTCGTCACCGGCGGCCCGATGCTCAACGGTAAACTGAACGGCAAGGACATCGGTTCCGGCACCGCCGTCTGGCAGCTGCATGAGCAAGCAAAAGCCGGCGCCATCACGATGCACGAATTCCTGTCGGCCGAAGCGGGCCACTCGCGTTCGGCCGGCACCTGCAACACGATGGGCACGGCGTCCACCATGGCCTGCATGGCCGAGGCGCTGGGCACCTCGCTGCCGCACAATGCCGCGATTCCCGCGGTGGATGCGCGCCGCTACGTGCTGGCGCACATGTCGGGCATCCGCATCGTCGAGATGGTGCACGAAGACCTGCGCCTCTCCAAAATCCTCAAGCGCGAGAACTTCGAGAACGCGATCCGCGTGAATGCGGCGATCGGCGGCTCGACCAATGCCGTGATCCACCTGAAGGCGATCGCCGGCCGCGTCGGCGTGCCGCTCGAACTGGAAGACTGGACCCGCATCGGCAAGGGTACGCCGACCGTGGTCGACCTGCTGCCGTCGGGCCGCTATCTGATGGAAGAATTCTATTATGCCGGCGGCCTGCCGGCGGTCATCCGCCGCCTGGGCGAGGGCGGCCTGATTCCGAACAAGGACGCGCTGACCGTCAACGGCAAGTCGCTGTGGGACAACTGCGTCGATGCGCCGATCTACAACGACGAGGTGGTGCGCCAGCTCGACAACCCGCTGATCGCCGACGGCGGCATCTGCATCCTGCGCGGCAACCTGGCGCCGCGCGGCGCCGTGCTCAAGCCGTCGGCGGCCTCGCCGCACCTGATGAAGCATCGTGGCCGCGCCGTGGTGTTCGAGGACTTCGACCACTACAAGCAGCGCATCCTCGATCCGGACCTGGACGTGGACGAGAACTGCGTGCTGCTCATGAAGAATTGCGGCCCGAAAGGGTATCCGGGCATGGCCGAGGTGGGCAATATGGGCTTGCCGCCCAAGCTGCTGGCCAAGGGCATCACCGACATGGTGCGCATCTCGGACGCGCGCATGAGCGGCACGGCCTACGGCACCGTGGTGCTGCACGTGGCGCCCGAGGCGATGGCCGGCGGCCCGCTGGGCATCGTCCAGGATGGCGACATGATCCAGCTCGATTGCCATTCCGGTTCGCTCAACGTCGAGCTGACCGATGAACAGATCCAGGCGCGGCTGGCGGATCGGGCCGAGAAGAACAAGCCCGTGCAGCATAGCGGGTACCAGCGCCTGTATCTCGACCATGTGATGCAGGCCGACGATGGCTGCGATTTCGATTTTCTCGTCGGTTGCCGCGGGTCGGCAGTGCCAAAACATTCGCATTGATGTGATTTGGACGCGTGGACGGGAGACCCGTCCACCCTACACATTCCCGTGGGGTGGACTGCTTGCCGTCCACGCGTCCAACCAGCACGCGCCTGGCCGCGCTATACGCCGGCGCCACAATAAAACATAGGAGACCCGCACCATGCTGCTCGTCCAATTTCTGACCGAAGCGCAAGAACGCCGCATCGGCATCCTGCACGAATCCACCATCCGCACCATCGACGGCTATGCGACGACCGTCGAACTGGCCCGCGCCGCCATCGCCCAGGGCAAGAGTCTCGCTCAACTCGCCGAAAGCGCCGCCGGCAGCGAACAGGCCAGCTACGAAGACATCGCCACCGCCGGCCGCATCCTGCCCCCGATCGACCACCCCGACGCCGCCCACTGCTACGTCACCGGCACCGGCCTGACCCACCTGGGCAGCGCCGATGCGCGCGACGCCATGCACAAGAAGATCGGCGGCGACATCGCCACCCTGAGCGACAGCATGAAGATGTTCCGCATGGGCGTCGAAGGCGGCAAGCCGGAGAGCGGCACGCCCGGCGTGCAGCCGGAATGGTTCTACAAGGGCGATGGTTCTATCGTGCGCGCCACCGGCCAGGACCTCGACATGCCGGGCTTCTCGCTCGACGGCGGCGAAGAACCGGAGATCGCCGGCCTGTACCTGATCGGCGACGACGGCCAGCCCTACCGCCTGGGCTACGCGATCGGCAACGAGTTCTCGGACCACGTCACCGAACGCCAGAACTACCTGTACCTGGCCCACTCGAAGCTGCGCAACTGCGGTCTCGGCCCGGCGCTTCTGGTCGGCGAACTGCCGGCCCACGTGGCGGGCGTGTCGCGCATCGTTGGCGCGGATGGATCGGTACGCTGGGAAAAGGCCTTCGTGAGCGGCGAACAGAATATGTCGCACACGCTGGAAAACCTCGAGTACCACCATTTCAAGTACGGCCTGTTCCGGCGCGCCGGCGACGTGCACATCCACTTCTTCGGTACCGCCACCCTGAGCTTCGCCGACGGCGTCCAGGTGCAGGCGGGCGAGACCTTCGAGGTCGCGTCGCCCACCTTCGGCCCGGCCCTGCGCAACCGCCTCGCGGTGCGCGACACCCCTTACGTGAAAGTGACCACCTTATGACCATCACCGGCGAAGCCATCATCGACGGCGTGCAGGAACGCGGCGCCGGCGGATCGTTCCAGGCCTGGAACCCGACCGCGCGCGAACACCTCGAGCCGAGCTTCCACATGGTCACGCCAGAGCAGATCGACCGCGCCTGCGCGCTGGCCGGGGCGGCATTCGACACCTTCCGCGCCACCAGCGACGAGCAGCGCGCGCAATTCCTCGACACCGTGGCCGAGCAGATCCTGGCCATCGGCGACGAGCTGATCGAACGCGCGATGGCCGAATCTGGCCTGCCGCGCGTGCGCCTGGAAGGCGAGCGCGGACGCACCGTGGGCCAGCTGCGCCTGTTCGCCACCTTGCTGCGCGAAGGCTCGTGGCAGGACGCGCGCCTGGACACGCCGCTGCCCGAGCGCGCGCCGCCGCGTCCCGACCTGCGCATGCGACTGATCGGCGTCGGTCCGGTCGCGGTGTTCGCGGCCAGTAACTTCCCGCTCGCGTTCTCGGTCGCCGGCGGCGATACGGCGTCGGCCTTCGCCGCCGGCTGCCCGGTGGTGCTCAAGGCCCACTCCTCGCATCCGGGCACCTCGGAGCTGGTGGGCCGCGCGGTCAGCAAGGCGGTGGCGGAATGTGGCTTGCCTGCCGGCGTGTTCGCGCTGCTGACCGGCACCGGCAATGGCATCGGCCAGCGCCTGGTGGCGCATCCGGCAATCCAGGCCGTAGGCTTTACCGGTTCGCGTTCGGGCGGCACGGCCCTGATGGCGGTCGCCGCGGCGCGCAAGCAGCCGATTCCCGTGTATGCCGAGATGAGCAGCATCAACCCGGTATTCCTGCTGCCGCAGGCGCTGGCCGCCCGCGGCGACGAGATCGGCAAGGGTTTCGCCGCCTCGCTGACCCTGGGTGTCGGCCAGTTCTGCACCAATCCCGGCCTGGTGCTGGCGGTGGAGGGGCCAGGGCTCGAGGCCTTCGTCAAGGCCGCGAGCGAGGCCCTGGCCGGCAGCCAGCATGCGGTCATGCTGAACCAGAACATCGCCGACAGCTACCGCAAGGGCGTCGATGCGCTGGCCGGCAACGAGGCCGTGACCACGCTCGCCTGCCTGGACCACCAGGAAGGCAAGGGCGGCGCCGCTTTCTTCCGCACCTCGGCCGACGAATTCCTGAAACGGCATGAGCTGCATGAGGAAGTGTTCGGCCCGGCCTCGGTGCTGGTGGTATGCCGCGACGCCGGCCAGATGCGCGAAGTCGCCGAGGCGCTGGAAGGCCAGTTGACCGCGACCCTGCAGGTCGATGCCGGCGATATCGATGCCGCGCGCAAGCTGCTGCCGGCGCTCGAGCGCAAGGTTGGCCGCATCCTCGCCAACGGGTATCCTACCGGCGTCGAAGTGTCGACGGCGATGGTGCACGGCGGGCCGTTCCCGTCGACCGCCGATGGCCGCAGCACCTCGGTCGGCACTGGCGCCATCAGTCGCTTCCTGCGGCCGGTGTGCTACCAGAACCTGCCGTTCGAGTTGCTGCCGGACGCGCTGCGCGACGGCAATCCGCTCGGCATCTGGCGCCGGCGCGACGGGGCGCTGACCAAAGAGTAAAAAAGCAGTTACAAGAATAAAGATGGAGACAAGCATGGAACAGATGGGGAGTTATCCGAGCCTGCGCGGCAAGCGGGTATTCGTAACGGGCGGCGGCACCGGCATCGGCGAGGCGATCGTGCAGGCGTTCGTGGAGCAGGGCGCGGTGGTCGCTTTCGTCGACATCGCGCAGCAGGCCAGCGAAGCGCTGTGCGCGCGGCTGGCCGCCGCGGGCCATGTGGCGCCGCAGTTCCGCCACTGCGACATCACCGACATCCCGGCGCTGCAGCGCACGATGGCGGAACTGGCGGCGCAACTGGGCGACTTCGACGTCCTGGTCAACAACGCGGCGAACGACCAGCGCCATGACATCCAGGACGTCTCGCTCGACTACTGGAACGAGCGCATCGCCATCAACCAGCGTCCGATGTTCTTCACCAGCCAGGCGGTCCTTCCGGGCATGAAGAAGAAGGGTGGTGGTTCGATCATCAATTTCAGCTCGATGTCCTGGCATGCCAAGGGCGCCGGCTATCCGGTGTACGCCACCACCAAGGCGGCCGTGATCGGCCTCACGCGCAGCCTGGCGCGCGACCTGGGTCCGTTCGGCGTGCGCGTCAACACGGTGACGCCGGGCTGGGTGATGACCCAGCGCCAGGTCGAGCTGTGGGTCGACGAGGCGGCCGAGGTCGAGATCAAGAAGGCCCAGTGCCTGCCGGGCAAGCTGATGCCCGACGATATCGCCCGCATGGTGCTGTTCCTCGGCGCCGACGACAGCAAGATGTGCACGGCGCAGGATTTCGTCGTGGATGCTGGCTGGACCTGATCGTCTGTAGCAAAGACGCGGGACTCGTTAACTTCTGAATTCCCGCCCCCTCGAAACAACGTCATTCCCGCGTAGGCGGGAATCCAAGTGTGCCGGCCTATCGAGCAAGCTTGGGTACCCGCCTTCGCGGGTACGACGGATTTGGAGCTTGCCATGACCGCATTTGCCCGCACTGCACTGCTTGTCGTTGGAACCCTTGGCGTGCACGCACATGCCGCACCTCTCACCAGCCCTGACCGCCACATTGCGGTCGATGTCGCCGTATCGCCATCCGGCGCGTTGACCTATTCCGTCACCCGCGACGGCAAACCAGTGATCCTGCCATCAAGCCTCGGCATCGCCGTACAAGGCGCCGACCTGACAACAGGCCTGAAACTGGCCAGCAGCTCCCCCGTCAAGCCAGTCGAAGACCGCTACGAACTGGCCACCGCCAAGAAACGCCACATCACCTACCGGGCCAACGAGCAGACGCACACCGTGCGCAACGCCCAGGGCCAGGCGATGGACGTGACCTTCCGCGTCTCGAACGACGGCGTCGCCTTCCGCTACCGGGTGGCGGGCAAGGGCCTGAAATTCGTCCGCGAGACCACCAGCTTCGCCTTCGACAAATCGACCAAAGCCTGGCTGCAGCCGATGTCGGTCGCCCAGACCGGCTACGCCAACACCAACCCGTCCTACGAAGAGCACTACCAGCGCGAGATCCCGGTCGGCACGCCGTCCACGCTGGGCGCCGGCTGGGTCTTCCCGGCGCTGTTCCGCACCGGCGACACCTGGGTCGCGCTGACCGAGGCGAACATGGACGGCAGCTTCCACGCCTCGCGCTTGCATACCGATTCGCCGGGCGGCGTGTACCGCCTCGACGTCCCGGCCGCGCCCGAGGTGTTCACCGACGGCGCGCTGCTGGCCGAGTCGCAAGGTGACCTCTTGAGCCCCTGGCGCATCGTCGCGCTGGGCAGCCTGGGCACGCTGGTCGAGTCGACCCTCGGCACCGACCTGGCGGCGCCCGCGATCGCCTTCGACAAGGCGAAGATCCAGCCCGGCCACGCCGCCTGGAGCTGGGCGCTGCTGAAGGACGACGGCACCTATTTCGACATCCAGAAGCAGTTCGTCGACTACGCCGCCGACATGGGCTGGGATTACACCCTGGTCGACACCGACTGGGACCGCAAGATCGGCGACGCGCGCATGCGCGAGCTGGTGAAGCATGGCCAGGCGAAGCAGGTCGGCATCCTGGTCTGGTACAACTCGTCCGGCGCCTGGAACAAGACCGAGTACAGCCCGAAAAGCGCCTTGCTCACGCGTGAATCGCGCCAGCGCGAGTTCGCGCGCCTGCGCGAGATGGGCGTCAAGGGCATCAAGGTCGACTTCTTCGCCGGCGACGGCAAGTCGATGATTGCCTACTACGTCGACATGCTGACGGATGCCGCCCAGGCCGGCCTGCTGGTGAACTTCCATGGCGCCACCTTGCCGCGCGGCTGGTCGCGCACCTTCTCCAACCTGATGACGGTGGAAGCGGTGCGCGGCTTCGAGTTCACCACCTTCGAGCAGAAGGACCAGGACGCGATGCCGCCGCACGCCGCCATGCTGCCGTTCAGCCGCAACCTGTTCGACCCGATGGACTACACGCCGCTGGCCTTCGGCGACATCCCGAACATCAAGCGCGTGACGCGCAACGGCTTCGAGCTCGCCGAGGCGGTGCTGTTCCTGTCCGGGATCCAGCACTTCGCCGAGCGGCCGGAAGGCATGGCCGGCGCGCCCGACTACGTCAAGAACCTGTTGCGCGAGCTGCCGCGCAGCTGGGACGAGGTGCGCTTCATCGACGGCTACCCGGGCCGTTACGCCGTCATCGCCAGGAGGAGCGGCGACAGCTGGTATGTGGCCGGATTCAACGCCGACGGCGCCGCGCGCACCGTCGACATCGACCTGTCTTTCCTGAAAGGTCGCAGCGGGACGCTGGTCGCCGATGGCGATGGCGAACGCGCATTCAGCCAGGCCCCGATCAAGGCCGGCAAACATGGCATCAGCATCAAACCACGCGGTGGCTTCGTGGCCGTGTTCAAGTAAAACATTCAATACAACAAGGAGACGACAGTGAAAGTATTCAAGCCCCTCATCCTCGCCTGCAGCCTGGCTGCCCTGCCGGCCTTCGCCCAGGTGAGCGTGTCGGTCGACACCACCAAGCCGGGCGCGCTCATCAACAAGAACGTGTACGGCCAGTTCGCCGAACACCTCGGCACCGGCATCTACGAGGGCATGTGGGTTGGCCCCGATTCGAAGATCCCGAACACCCGCGGCTGGCGCAACGACGTCGTGGGCGCGCTGAAGGAACTGAAGGTGCCGCTGGTGCGCTGGCCGGGCGGCTGCTTCGCGGACGAATACCACTGGCGCGACGGCATCGGCGCGCGCAACAAGCGTCCGGTCAAGGTCAATACCCACTGGGGCGGCGTGGCCGAGGACAACGCGGTCGGCACCCATGAATTCTTCGACCTGGTCGAGCTGCTGGGCACCGAAGCCTACGTCAACGGCAACCTGGGTTCCGGCACCCCGCAAGAGATGGCCGAGTGGCTCGAGTACATGACCTCGGACACCAAGTCGACCCTGGCCGAACTGCGCCGCAAGAATGGCCGCAAGGAGCCGTACAAGGTCGCCTATTTCGGCATCGGCAACGAAGCCTGGGGCTGCGGCGGCAATATGAAGCCCGAGTATTACGCCCACCTGTACAACCACTACGCCACCTTCCTCAAGACGCCACCGGGCGCGCGGCCGAAGATGGTCGCCAGCGGCGGCAACGACAACGACACCAAGTGGACCGAGGTGCTGAGCAAGGAAGCAGCGCGCGGCACCGACGGCATCAGCTACCACTACTACACCCTGCCGACCGGCGTGTGGGAGAAGAAGGGCGCCGCTACCGGCTTCCCGGAATCGGAATGGTTCTCGACCATGCAGCAGACCCTGCGCATGGACCAGCAGATAAAGCAGAACATCGCCATCCTCGACAAGAACGATCCCGAGAAGAAGATCGGTTTCTATGTCGACGAATGGGGCACCTGGTACGACGTGGAAGAGGGTACCAATCCGGGCTTCCTGTTCCAGCGTAATACCATCCGCGACGCGGTCGTGGCGGCGCTCAACTTCAACATCTTCCATGAATACGCCGAGCGCGTGCGCATGACGAATATCGCGCAGATGGTCAACGTGCTGCAGGCGATGATCATCACCGACAAGGACAAGATGCTGCTGACGCCGACCTACCACGCGTACAAGATGTACATCCCGTTCCAGGACGCGACCAAACTGCCGGTGGCGGTCGACAACGACGTGGCCTACTCGAGCAATGGCAAGGCGGTGCCGGGCATCAGCGCCACCGCGGCGCGCGCCAAGGACGGCAAGGTCTACGTCGCCCTGGTCAACACCCACCCGACCCGCGCCAGCGACGTCGCGCTCAACGTGGCCGGCCTGAATGTGGGCAGTGTGTCGGGCCAGGTGCTGACGGCCGAGAAGATGGACGCCCATAACACCTTCGCGCAGCCGCAGGCGGTCAAGCCGGCGCCGTTCAGCGCGAAGGCAACCGATGGCAAGCTGACGATCAAGGTCCCGGCCAAGGGCGTGATGGTCTTCGCCGTCGAGGCGTAAATGAAGGCCGCACGCGCAATCGCCCTGGCGATGGCGGTGTCGGCCTCGCTGACCGGTGCGGCCGCTTCTGCGATGGCCGCGCAGGTCGGCGTGCACGACCCGGTCATGGCGAAACAAGGCGACCGCTATTACCTGTTCAGCACCGGTCCCGGCATTACCTTCTACAGCTCGACGGACCTCAGGAACTGGAAGCCGGAAGGCCGCGTGTTCAAGGGCGAGCCGACCTGGGCGAAACAGGCCGCGCCGACCTTCAACGACCATATCTGGGCGCCGGACATCTATCACCACGACGGCAAGTATTACCTGTATTACTCGGTTTCGGGCTTTGGCAAGAATACCTCGGCCATCGGTGTCACCGTCAGCAAATCGCTCGATCCGCGCTCGCCCGACTACGGGTGGGTCGACCAGGGCATGGTGGTGCAGTCGATCCCGGGCCGCGACCTGTGGAACGCGATCGACTCGCACGTGATCGACGACGAACAGGGCACGCCGTGGATGTCGTTCGGCTCGTTCTGGGGCGGGCTGAAACTGGTCAAGCTCGATGCCAGCCGCACGAAACTGGCCGAGCCGCAGGAGTGGTCCACCATCGCGCGCCGCGAGCGGCCGGCCTTCACGCCGGACGAAGAAGCGGCGCCGGCGCAGATCGAGGCGCCGTTCATCTTCCCGAAAAACGGCTGGTACTACCTGTTCGCATCCTGGGACCTGTGCTGCAAGGGCAAGGACAGCACGTATAAAGTGGTCGTGGGCCGGTCGAAGTCGGTCAAGGGCCCTTATCTCGACCGCAATGGCGTCGACATGGCCAAGGGTGGCGGCTCGATCGTGATCCAGGGCGACAAGGACTGGGTGGGATTGGGCCACAACAGCGCCTACACCTTCGACGGCAAGGACTATATGGTGTTGCATGCCTACGAAAGCGCCGACAAGTACAAGCAAAAGCTCAAGGTGCTCGAGATGAAATGGGACAAGGACGGCTGGCCGGTGCTGGACCAGAAAGACCTGAACCGCTACCAAAGCGCGCTGCAGGAATGAAGACGCGTATCGCAGCCTTGAGCTTGCTGGTCGCCGGCGCCTGGGCGCAGGCCGCCGAAGTCTTCCCATTGTCCGACGTGCGCCTGCAGGCCGGCCCGTTCCTTGATGCCCAGACCACCAACCTGAACTACCTGATGGCGATGGAGCCGGACCGCCTGCTGGCGCCATTCCTGCGCGAAGCCGGCCTGCAGCCGCGCCAGCCCAGCTACGGCAACTGGGAGTCGACCGGCCTCGATGGCCATATGGGCGGTCACTACCTGTCGGCGCTGGCCTTGATGCATGCCTCGACCGGCGACGCCGAGACCCTGCGCCGCCTGAATTACTTCGTCGCGGAGCTGAAACGCGCGCAGCTGGCCAATGGCGACGGCTATATCGGCGGGATTCCCGGCGGACGCCAGGCCTGGCGCGACGTCGCGGCCGGCAAGCTGGAAGCCGACAACTTCTCGGTCAACGGCAAGTGGGTGCCCTGGTATAACCTGCACAAGGTGTATGCCGGCCTGCGCGATGCCTGGCGCTATGCCGGCAACGAGGATGCGAAAGTCATGCTGGTCGCCTTGTCCGACTGGGCGCTGGCCCTGACCTCGAAGCTGTCGCCAGAACAGATGCAGACCATGCTGCGCAGCGAGCATGGCGGCATGAACGAGATCTTCGTCGACGTGGCCGAGATGACGGGCGACCGGAAATACCTCGACCTGGCGCTGGCGTTCTCGCACCAGGCGATCCTGCAACCGCTGGCCAAACGGCAGGACCAGTTGACCGGCCTGCATGCGAATACCCAGATCCCGAAGGTGATCGGCTTCAAGCGCATCCATGATGCGACCGGGCGCCAGGACATGGGCGAGGCGGCCAAATTCTTCTGGCAGACCGTGGTCGACAAGCGCTCGGTGGCAATCGGCGGCAATAGCGTCAAGGAGCACTTCCACAGCCAGGACGATTTCGATCCCATGGTCCATGAAGTCGAAGGCCCGGAGACCTGCAACACCTATAACATGCTGAAGCTGACCCAGATGCTGTTCCAGTCGGAGCAGAAGGGCAGCTATGGTGACTACTACGAGCGCGCGCTGTACAACCACATCCTGTCGTCGCAGCGGCCGGAGGGCGGTTTCGTCTACTTCACGCCGATGCGGCCGAATCACTACCGCGTGTATTCGCAGGTGGACCACGGCATGTGGTGCTGCGTGGGCTCGGGCATCGAAAGCCATGCCAAGTACGGCGAATTCATCTACGCGCACGAGAAGGACACGCTGTTCGTCAACCTGTTCGTGGCCTCGACCCTGAACTGGCGTGAAAAGAACGTCCGCATCACCCAGGCCACCAGCTTCCCGGATACCGATACCACGCGCCTGACGGTCGATGGAGACGGCAGGTTCGCGATGAAGATCCGGTACCCTTTGTGGGTAGCACCGGGGCGCATGGAGGTGAAGGTCAACGGCAAGGCGGTCAAGCTGGACGCCCAGCCGGGCAACTACGCCACAGTGGAGCGCGCGTGGAAAAAGGGCGACCGTGTCGACGTGCGGCTGCCGATGACTACGCACCTGGAACAGATGCCGGGCAAGTCGAACTACTACGCGGTGCTGCATGGGCCGGTGGTGCTGGCGGCAAAGACGCGCATGCTCGGGGACGAGAAGCTCAACTTCCTGGCCGACGATTCGCGCATGGGGCATATCGCCTCGGGACCGATGTGCCCACTGGAGTCGGCGCCGATGTTCGTCAGCGATTCGACCGATTTCCTCGCCCGGTTCAAGCCGGTGGCCGGCAAGCCGCTGACGTTCACGGCGCCGGGGCTGGTGCACGGCGCCGATGGGCCGCGGACCGAGTTCATTCCTTTCTTCCGCCTGCACGAATCGCGCTACACGATGTACTGGCAGCATGCGACGCCGGGTAGCCTGAAGGAGCTGCAAGCGGCGAACGCGGCGCGCGAGGCGGACCGGATCGCGCTGGATGCCCGCACCATCGACCAGGTGGCGCCGGGTGAGCAGCAGCCGGAATCGGATCACTTTTTCAAGGGCGAGGGGAGCGAGGCGGGGATCAATAATGGTCGCCATTGGCGCCATGCTTCCAAATGGTTCAGCTATGAGCTGAACGATCCCAAGGGCGAGGCCAGGGTATTGCGGCTGGCGTTCGCCAAGGTGGATGCGGGACGGCGCTTCGATGTACTCGTCAATGGCAAGGTGCTGGCCGAGGTGACCCTCGACGCGAACGCAAAAGAGGACATCTACACCGTCGACTACCCGATCCCGGAAGCGATGCGCAAGGCGGCGAAGGGC
This portion of the Telluria beijingensis genome encodes:
- a CDS encoding alpha-N-arabinofuranosidase, with the protein product MKVFKPLILACSLAALPAFAQVSVSVDTTKPGALINKNVYGQFAEHLGTGIYEGMWVGPDSKIPNTRGWRNDVVGALKELKVPLVRWPGGCFADEYHWRDGIGARNKRPVKVNTHWGGVAEDNAVGTHEFFDLVELLGTEAYVNGNLGSGTPQEMAEWLEYMTSDTKSTLAELRRKNGRKEPYKVAYFGIGNEAWGCGGNMKPEYYAHLYNHYATFLKTPPGARPKMVASGGNDNDTKWTEVLSKEAARGTDGISYHYYTLPTGVWEKKGAATGFPESEWFSTMQQTLRMDQQIKQNIAILDKNDPEKKIGFYVDEWGTWYDVEEGTNPGFLFQRNTIRDAVVAALNFNIFHEYAERVRMTNIAQMVNVLQAMIITDKDKMLLTPTYHAYKMYIPFQDATKLPVAVDNDVAYSSNGKAVPGISATAARAKDGKVYVALVNTHPTRASDVALNVAGLNVGSVSGQVLTAEKMDAHNTFAQPQAVKPAPFSAKATDGKLTIKVPAKGVMVFAVEA
- a CDS encoding glycoside hydrolase family 97 protein codes for the protein MTAFARTALLVVGTLGVHAHAAPLTSPDRHIAVDVAVSPSGALTYSVTRDGKPVILPSSLGIAVQGADLTTGLKLASSSPVKPVEDRYELATAKKRHITYRANEQTHTVRNAQGQAMDVTFRVSNDGVAFRYRVAGKGLKFVRETTSFAFDKSTKAWLQPMSVAQTGYANTNPSYEEHYQREIPVGTPSTLGAGWVFPALFRTGDTWVALTEANMDGSFHASRLHTDSPGGVYRLDVPAAPEVFTDGALLAESQGDLLSPWRIVALGSLGTLVESTLGTDLAAPAIAFDKAKIQPGHAAWSWALLKDDGTYFDIQKQFVDYAADMGWDYTLVDTDWDRKIGDARMRELVKHGQAKQVGILVWYNSSGAWNKTEYSPKSALLTRESRQREFARLREMGVKGIKVDFFAGDGKSMIAYYVDMLTDAAQAGLLVNFHGATLPRGWSRTFSNLMTVEAVRGFEFTTFEQKDQDAMPPHAAMLPFSRNLFDPMDYTPLAFGDIPNIKRVTRNGFELAEAVLFLSGIQHFAERPEGMAGAPDYVKNLLRELPRSWDEVRFIDGYPGRYAVIARRSGDSWYVAGFNADGAARTVDIDLSFLKGRSGTLVADGDGERAFSQAPIKAGKHGISIKPRGGFVAVFK
- a CDS encoding IlvD/Edd family dehydratase, with protein sequence MSEAKKKTPLRSAAWFGTQDKNGFMYRSWMKNQGIPDHEFQGKPIIGICNTWSELTPCNAHFRKLAEHVKRGILEAGGFPVEFPVFSNGESNLRPTAMLTRNLASMDVEESIRGNPMDAVVLLVGCDKTTPALLMGAASVDLPTIVVTGGPMLNGKLNGKDIGSGTAVWQLHEQAKAGAITMHEFLSAEAGHSRSAGTCNTMGTASTMACMAEALGTSLPHNAAIPAVDARRYVLAHMSGIRIVEMVHEDLRLSKILKRENFENAIRVNAAIGGSTNAVIHLKAIAGRVGVPLELEDWTRIGKGTPTVVDLLPSGRYLMEEFYYAGGLPAVIRRLGEGGLIPNKDALTVNGKSLWDNCVDAPIYNDEVVRQLDNPLIADGGICILRGNLAPRGAVLKPSAASPHLMKHRGRAVVFEDFDHYKQRILDPDLDVDENCVLLMKNCGPKGYPGMAEVGNMGLPPKLLAKGITDMVRISDARMSGTAYGTVVLHVAPEAMAGGPLGIVQDGDMIQLDCHSGSLNVELTDEQIQARLADRAEKNKPVQHSGYQRLYLDHVMQADDGCDFDFLVGCRGSAVPKHSH
- a CDS encoding aldehyde dehydrogenase (NADP(+)); amino-acid sequence: MTITGEAIIDGVQERGAGGSFQAWNPTAREHLEPSFHMVTPEQIDRACALAGAAFDTFRATSDEQRAQFLDTVAEQILAIGDELIERAMAESGLPRVRLEGERGRTVGQLRLFATLLREGSWQDARLDTPLPERAPPRPDLRMRLIGVGPVAVFAASNFPLAFSVAGGDTASAFAAGCPVVLKAHSSHPGTSELVGRAVSKAVAECGLPAGVFALLTGTGNGIGQRLVAHPAIQAVGFTGSRSGGTALMAVAAARKQPIPVYAEMSSINPVFLLPQALAARGDEIGKGFAASLTLGVGQFCTNPGLVLAVEGPGLEAFVKAASEALAGSQHAVMLNQNIADSYRKGVDALAGNEAVTTLACLDHQEGKGGAAFFRTSADEFLKRHELHEEVFGPASVLVVCRDAGQMREVAEALEGQLTATLQVDAGDIDAARKLLPALERKVGRILANGYPTGVEVSTAMVHGGPFPSTADGRSTSVGTGAISRFLRPVCYQNLPFELLPDALRDGNPLGIWRRRDGALTKE
- a CDS encoding arabinan endo-1,5-alpha-L-arabinosidase, with amino-acid sequence MKAARAIALAMAVSASLTGAAASAMAAQVGVHDPVMAKQGDRYYLFSTGPGITFYSSTDLRNWKPEGRVFKGEPTWAKQAAPTFNDHIWAPDIYHHDGKYYLYYSVSGFGKNTSAIGVTVSKSLDPRSPDYGWVDQGMVVQSIPGRDLWNAIDSHVIDDEQGTPWMSFGSFWGGLKLVKLDASRTKLAEPQEWSTIARRERPAFTPDEEAAPAQIEAPFIFPKNGWYYLFASWDLCCKGKDSTYKVVVGRSKSVKGPYLDRNGVDMAKGGGSIVIQGDKDWVGLGHNSAYTFDGKDYMVLHAYESADKYKQKLKVLEMKWDKDGWPVLDQKDLNRYQSALQE
- the araD1 gene encoding AraD1 family protein, which translates into the protein MLLVQFLTEAQERRIGILHESTIRTIDGYATTVELARAAIAQGKSLAQLAESAAGSEQASYEDIATAGRILPPIDHPDAAHCYVTGTGLTHLGSADARDAMHKKIGGDIATLSDSMKMFRMGVEGGKPESGTPGVQPEWFYKGDGSIVRATGQDLDMPGFSLDGGEEPEIAGLYLIGDDGQPYRLGYAIGNEFSDHVTERQNYLYLAHSKLRNCGLGPALLVGELPAHVAGVSRIVGADGSVRWEKAFVSGEQNMSHTLENLEYHHFKYGLFRRAGDVHIHFFGTATLSFADGVQVQAGETFEVASPTFGPALRNRLAVRDTPYVKVTTL
- a CDS encoding SDR family NAD(P)-dependent oxidoreductase, whose protein sequence is MEQMGSYPSLRGKRVFVTGGGTGIGEAIVQAFVEQGAVVAFVDIAQQASEALCARLAAAGHVAPQFRHCDITDIPALQRTMAELAAQLGDFDVLVNNAANDQRHDIQDVSLDYWNERIAINQRPMFFTSQAVLPGMKKKGGGSIINFSSMSWHAKGAGYPVYATTKAAVIGLTRSLARDLGPFGVRVNTVTPGWVMTQRQVELWVDEAAEVEIKKAQCLPGKLMPDDIARMVLFLGADDSKMCTAQDFVVDAGWT